From Flavipsychrobacter sp., a single genomic window includes:
- the arsC gene encoding arsenate reductase (glutaredoxin) (This arsenate reductase requires both glutathione and glutaredoxin to convert arsenate to arsenite, after which the efflux transporter formed by ArsA and ArsB can extrude the arsenite from the cell, providing resistance.) yields MINDVTIFHKTTCSTSKKALQLLMENKVMPKIRLYVDEPPTQVELKALLKKLGLKAEDIVRKKEKLYKEEYAGKQLTQAEWIRVLSKNPILIERPIVIKGDKAVVGRPPEKVLEIL; encoded by the coding sequence ATGATAAATGATGTAACCATATTTCATAAGACGACATGCAGTACCAGTAAAAAGGCACTACAACTACTTATGGAAAATAAGGTGATGCCTAAAATAAGATTATATGTCGACGAGCCCCCTACACAAGTAGAGTTGAAGGCATTGCTTAAAAAGCTTGGTCTGAAGGCAGAAGATATAGTGCGCAAGAAGGAAAAGCTATATAAAGAAGAGTATGCAGGTAAGCAACTTACTCAGGCAGAATGGATAAGAGTGCTATCTAAAAATCCTATACTCATAGAACGACCAATTGTTATCAAAGGAGATAAAGCAGTTGTTGGTCGCCCTCCTGAAAAAGTGTTAGAGATACTGTAA
- a CDS encoding DUF3570 domain-containing protein — protein MKKLTLGFVALFMNLFGAFAQTESNYDDRKLSIEEVNFVTSYYAQEGNNAAVTGGIGSEHLTDFANQLDLRLIKKDKKDRIHTIIASIGLDNYTSASSDKIDPTTISSASSGDTRFYPKLGWTVNNEKTGWSYGAIASFSNEYDYTSFGIGLNVAKTSADKNRELALNVQAYFDTWTAILPVELRPPGSMGKDGDDDNSATQEPRNSISGSLTFSQVVNKRLQIAFMLDGIYQQGLLATRFHRVYLTDGTVRSENLPDNRLKIPIGVRANYFLGNNIILRGYYRFYTDDWGLTAHTASIEVPIKINPYLSVSPNYRYYDQSAVKYFAAYGQHTPSDQFYTSDYDLSKFNSHLIGTGIRWAPESGVFGVRQFAVLELRYGHYIRSTGLTSDIITLGMKFK, from the coding sequence ATGAAGAAATTAACCTTAGGTTTCGTAGCCTTATTTATGAATTTGTTTGGGGCTTTTGCACAAACGGAATCGAACTACGACGATAGAAAATTAAGCATTGAAGAGGTGAATTTTGTAACCTCTTACTATGCACAAGAAGGTAATAATGCTGCCGTAACGGGTGGTATAGGTTCGGAGCACCTGACCGACTTTGCCAACCAGCTAGATCTGCGCTTGATCAAAAAAGACAAGAAAGACAGAATACATACCATTATTGCAAGCATTGGTCTTGATAACTATACCTCAGCGTCTTCTGATAAAATTGACCCGACAACAATATCTTCAGCTTCATCTGGTGATACTCGTTTTTATCCAAAACTGGGCTGGACGGTTAATAATGAGAAAACAGGTTGGAGTTACGGCGCTATAGCCTCTTTCTCTAACGAGTACGATTATACTTCTTTTGGTATAGGGTTGAATGTTGCTAAAACATCAGCAGATAAAAATAGAGAGCTGGCACTAAACGTACAGGCCTATTTTGATACATGGACGGCCATACTTCCTGTAGAGCTACGCCCGCCAGGTAGTATGGGTAAGGATGGTGATGACGATAACTCTGCTACGCAAGAACCTCGTAATTCTATTAGTGGTTCGTTGACTTTCTCTCAGGTGGTCAACAAGCGATTGCAAATAGCGTTTATGCTGGACGGTATCTATCAACAAGGTTTATTGGCCACCCGTTTTCATAGGGTGTATTTGACAGATGGCACTGTTCGTTCTGAAAACTTGCCCGACAATAGGTTGAAAATACCAATAGGAGTAAGGGCTAATTACTTCTTAGGGAATAACATCATCCTACGTGGTTACTATAGGTTCTATACTGACGACTGGGGGCTAACGGCACATACGGCAAGTATCGAAGTGCCTATCAAGATCAACCCTTACTTGTCTGTAAGCCCTAACTATAGGTATTACGATCAGTCGGCAGTGAAGTATTTTGCCGCCTATGGGCAGCATACGCCTAGCGATCAATTCTATACCAGCGATTACGACCTCTCTAAGTTCAACAGCCATTTGATAGGTACAGGCATACGATGGGCACCGGAGAGTGGTGTGTTTGGGGTGCGCCAGTTTGCTGTGCTGGAGCTGAGGTATGGTCATTATATACGCAGCACGGGCTTAACGTCTGATATTATAACGCTGGGTATGAAGTTTAAATAA
- a CDS encoding CoA transferase subunit A, protein MNKVVANADEAVKDIRSGMTLMLGGFGLCGIPENCIAAIVKSGINDLTCISNNAGVDDFGIGLMLQGKQVKKMISSYVGENAEFERQLLSGELEVELIPQGTLATRCMAAGYGMPAVFTPAGVGTEVAEGKESRVFNGKEYLMEIAFDADFAIVKAWKGDTQGNLIFKDTARNFNPMMAMAGKITIAEVEELVPAGELDPNFIHTPGIYVHRIFQGADYEKRIEQRTVRQRN, encoded by the coding sequence ATGAACAAAGTAGTAGCCAACGCAGATGAGGCGGTAAAAGATATACGATCGGGCATGACCTTAATGCTCGGCGGTTTTGGATTATGTGGTATTCCTGAGAATTGCATTGCAGCCATAGTAAAGAGCGGTATTAATGATCTGACTTGTATTTCTAACAATGCAGGTGTAGACGATTTTGGTATCGGGCTGATGCTACAAGGCAAGCAGGTAAAGAAAATGATCTCCTCTTATGTGGGTGAGAATGCGGAATTTGAGCGTCAACTATTGAGTGGCGAGTTGGAAGTAGAATTGATACCACAAGGTACACTAGCTACACGTTGCATGGCAGCTGGTTATGGAATGCCAGCAGTATTTACACCCGCAGGTGTGGGTACGGAGGTGGCTGAAGGAAAAGAGTCCCGCGTGTTTAATGGCAAAGAGTATTTGATGGAAATAGCTTTTGATGCTGATTTTGCCATAGTAAAAGCATGGAAAGGTGATACGCAAGGCAACTTGATATTTAAAGATACTGCGCGCAACTTCAACCCAATGATGGCTATGGCAGGTAAAATAACTATAGCTGAGGTTGAAGAATTAGTGCCAGCAGGTGAGTTAGATCCTAACTTCATCCACACGCCAGGCATTTATGTACACCGCATCTTCCAGGGTGCTGATTATGAAAAACGTATTGAGCAACGCACAGTAAGACAAAGAAACTAA
- a CDS encoding translation initiation factor, which yields MSKKNKGRADGLVYSTNQDYYNDFEEDNLDGETLPKNQQKLRVRIETKHRGGKVVTIVANFEGTEEDRKDLGKELKTKCGTGGSVKDGEIIVQGDYKQKIIDLLKGMGYVLTK from the coding sequence ATGTCTAAGAAAAACAAAGGGCGTGCTGATGGGTTGGTCTATTCTACCAACCAAGACTACTACAACGATTTTGAAGAGGATAATCTGGATGGGGAAACCCTCCCCAAAAACCAACAAAAGCTACGTGTACGGATAGAAACCAAGCACCGTGGCGGTAAAGTGGTGACGATTGTAGCCAATTTTGAAGGTACGGAGGAGGACAGAAAAGATTTGGGCAAGGAGCTGAAAACCAAGTGTGGCACGGGTGGTAGCGTGAAAGACGGCGAAATAATCGTTCAGGGAGACTACAAACAGAAAATAATCGACTTATTGAAGGGCATGGGTTATGTATTAACCAAATGA
- the dcd gene encoding dCTP deaminase: MILSDKRILEEMEKGTIKIEPYNRADLGSNSYDVHLGSTLATYKEHIIDAKKHNQIETFEIPEEGFVLYPHVFYLGVTAEYTETHAHVPFLEGKSSTGRLGIDIHATAGKGDVGFCGNWTLEISVKQPVKVYAGMPIGQLIYFPVDGEIEVKYNQKKNAKYGNQPNRPIESMMWKNKF, from the coding sequence ATGATACTTTCTGATAAGCGCATACTAGAAGAAATGGAAAAGGGCACGATCAAGATTGAACCTTACAATCGTGCCGACTTGGGTAGCAATAGCTACGATGTACATCTTGGCTCTACACTGGCTACTTATAAAGAACATATCATTGATGCAAAGAAGCATAATCAGATAGAAACCTTTGAAATCCCTGAAGAGGGTTTTGTATTGTATCCGCACGTGTTTTACTTAGGCGTTACAGCTGAGTATACGGAGACACATGCGCATGTGCCTTTCTTAGAAGGTAAATCATCTACAGGCCGTTTGGGTATAGACATACACGCTACAGCGGGTAAAGGTGATGTTGGCTTCTGTGGCAACTGGACTTTGGAAATTTCTGTAAAGCAGCCTGTAAAAGTATATGCGGGTATGCCTATCGGTCAGCTCATCTACTTCCCAGTAGATGGTGAGATAGAGGTGAAATACAACCAAAAGAAAAATGCTAAGTATGGCAACCAACCAAACAGACCTATTGAGAGTATGATGTGGAAGAATAAGTTTTAG
- a CDS encoding CoA transferase subunit B, protein MGLTKEQIAQRIAKELKDGYYVNLGIGIPTLVANYIPEGVDVVLQSENGLLGMGPFPFEGEEDADLINAGKQTITTVPGSVFFDSATSFGMIRAGKVDLTVLGAMEVTDTGDIANWKIPGKMVKGMGGAMDLVASAKNIIVAMQHTNRAGESKLLSECTLPLTGVKCITKVVTDLGVFEVTEDGFRCIEYAPGVSIEEIKEKTAGRLVIADDVKEVAI, encoded by the coding sequence ATGGGATTGACAAAAGAACAAATAGCGCAACGCATAGCTAAGGAGCTAAAAGATGGTTACTATGTGAATTTAGGTATTGGCATCCCAACACTAGTAGCTAACTATATACCTGAAGGGGTAGACGTAGTACTACAAAGTGAGAATGGATTGTTAGGTATGGGGCCCTTCCCTTTCGAAGGAGAGGAAGATGCAGATCTAATTAATGCAGGTAAGCAAACTATTACTACAGTACCCGGTTCCGTATTTTTTGATAGTGCTACCAGCTTTGGTATGATACGTGCCGGCAAGGTAGACCTAACAGTTTTGGGTGCTATGGAGGTAACAGATACAGGTGATATAGCCAACTGGAAGATTCCCGGTAAAATGGTAAAAGGTATGGGTGGCGCAATGGACTTGGTAGCTTCTGCTAAGAATATCATAGTAGCCATGCAGCATACCAACCGTGCAGGTGAAAGCAAATTACTTTCAGAATGTACATTGCCTCTTACAGGTGTTAAGTGTATCACTAAAGTAGTAACGGATCTTGGTGTGTTTGAAGTTACAGAAGATGGTTTCCGTTGCATAGAATACGCACCGGGTGTAAGTATTGAAGAGATAAAAGAAAAGACAGCAGGCAGACTGGTAATTGCTGATGATGTAAAAGAAGTAGCGATATGA
- a CDS encoding sigma 54-interacting transcriptional regulator, which yields MAVPTIKTLGELKKSGYKPKKVKEEVRENLIKRIQEKDTPFKGIIGYEDTVIPDVERALLSRHNILFLGLRGQAKTKMAREMVNLLDEWVPVVDGSDINDDPFAPISSYARKLIEEKGDDTPIRWLHRGERYGEKLATPDVSVADLIGDVDPIKAANLRLSFADEEVIHYGIIPRSHRGIFVINELPDLQARIQVSLFNILQEGDIQIRGFKLRMPLDILFVFTANPEDYTNRGSIVTPLKDRIESQIITHYPKSVAISRTITEQEANVLQEQTEKVFVPELCSLLIEQLAMEARSSEYVDQKSGVSARLTIAAYENLVSTAERRALKTGAENTWVRLADFVGVVPSITGKVELVYEGEQEGAMNVAYRMLGQAIRSLFTQYFPDPQTFKKAGRSPEGAKPKPNPYQPVIDWFGKGNDLLMVQDEDDNAYRDNLYKVDGLYSAVKQFYPDTEKEEVLLLMEFMLHGLSEYSLISKKGIEGGGYNFGDILGSMMNMDFDGEEEEY from the coding sequence ATGGCAGTACCTACAATAAAGACATTAGGCGAACTCAAAAAATCGGGCTACAAACCCAAGAAGGTAAAGGAAGAAGTAAGGGAAAACTTAATAAAACGTATTCAGGAAAAAGATACACCCTTTAAAGGTATCATTGGCTATGAAGATACCGTGATACCTGATGTAGAGCGTGCATTGTTATCACGGCACAATATATTGTTCTTAGGCCTACGTGGGCAGGCTAAAACAAAGATGGCCAGAGAGATGGTGAATCTATTGGATGAGTGGGTACCTGTAGTAGATGGTAGTGACATAAACGATGACCCATTTGCACCCATTTCTTCTTACGCCCGAAAACTAATTGAAGAAAAAGGAGATGATACACCAATAAGATGGTTGCACAGAGGTGAGCGTTATGGAGAAAAACTAGCAACGCCTGATGTGTCTGTTGCAGACCTGATAGGCGATGTAGACCCGATAAAAGCAGCGAATCTAAGATTGAGTTTTGCAGACGAGGAGGTGATACACTACGGTATCATACCACGCTCTCATAGAGGCATATTTGTGATAAATGAATTGCCCGATCTACAAGCACGTATACAGGTTTCTCTGTTCAATATTTTACAAGAGGGAGATATACAGATACGCGGTTTCAAACTAAGGATGCCTCTAGATATACTCTTTGTATTCACTGCCAATCCCGAGGATTATACCAATCGTGGTAGCATAGTGACACCGCTAAAAGATAGAATAGAAAGCCAAATCATAACCCACTATCCTAAGTCGGTAGCTATATCGCGTACTATAACAGAGCAGGAAGCCAATGTGTTGCAAGAGCAAACGGAGAAAGTATTTGTGCCCGAGCTGTGTAGCCTATTGATAGAGCAATTGGCAATGGAGGCGCGTAGTAGTGAGTATGTAGATCAGAAGAGTGGTGTATCTGCAAGACTTACAATAGCAGCTTATGAAAATTTAGTGAGTACGGCAGAGCGCAGAGCATTGAAAACAGGAGCTGAAAATACTTGGGTGCGCTTAGCAGATTTTGTAGGGGTAGTGCCATCCATAACGGGTAAGGTAGAGTTGGTATATGAAGGAGAACAGGAAGGTGCTATGAATGTAGCTTATAGGATGTTAGGTCAGGCTATCCGTTCGTTATTCACACAATATTTCCCCGACCCTCAAACCTTCAAAAAGGCAGGTCGCTCTCCTGAGGGAGCTAAGCCCAAACCTAATCCGTACCAGCCGGTGATAGACTGGTTTGGTAAAGGCAATGATCTATTAATGGTACAAGATGAAGATGATAATGCCTACAGGGATAATCTTTATAAAGTAGACGGTTTGTATAGTGCGGTGAAGCAATTTTATCCTGATACGGAGAAAGAAGAAGTTCTTTTATTGATGGAGTTTATGTTGCATGGTTTATCTGAATACTCTCTGATAAGTAAAAAAGGCATAGAAGGTGGAGGATATAATTTTGGAGATATATTGGGTAGCATGATGAATATGGATTTTGATGGTGAAGAAGAGGAATATTAA
- a CDS encoding 4'-phosphopantetheinyl transferase superfamily protein, with protein MPLFREWSSDAYSLAAIWKIEEPESFFIDRTGITSDIKNEKRRIERLAGRFLLKYLKNDFPLLNIQKDEHDKPRLANNEYYFSISHSWPYVAAVVSPYVECGIDIQCWHKRMEALQNKFLSPEEQAYFNNDTKLITLAWSAKEAAYKWQGRRGVEFIDHLPLVNFKEQEFHYDLDIELQLTNPKMEISSQGVIRQDFACAYIVHQEIVHPKF; from the coding sequence ATGCCACTATTCAGAGAATGGAGTAGCGATGCCTACAGCCTAGCCGCAATATGGAAGATAGAAGAGCCTGAAAGCTTTTTTATTGACCGTACGGGTATCACCTCAGATATAAAGAATGAAAAAAGAAGAATAGAGCGACTGGCAGGTAGGTTTCTGCTCAAATATTTGAAAAACGACTTTCCGCTATTGAATATACAGAAGGATGAGCACGATAAGCCCCGCTTGGCTAATAATGAGTATTATTTCTCCATCTCCCACTCATGGCCCTACGTGGCCGCTGTGGTAAGCCCCTATGTAGAATGTGGTATAGATATACAGTGCTGGCACAAAAGAATGGAGGCTTTGCAGAATAAATTTCTCTCTCCTGAGGAGCAAGCCTACTTTAATAATGATACCAAGCTCATTACACTGGCATGGAGTGCTAAAGAGGCTGCTTATAAATGGCAGGGACGAAGAGGCGTGGAGTTTATCGACCATCTTCCATTGGTAAATTTTAAAGAACAGGAATTTCACTACGATCTGGATATTGAGCTGCAACTTACCAACCCTAAGATGGAAATTTCCTCACAAGGCGTTATACGTCAAGACTTTGCGTGTGCTTATATCGTACACCAAGAGATAGTACATCCTAAATTCTAA
- a CDS encoding N-acetyltransferase family protein, which yields MNITIQLITPEDIKEVLEVYAPYIEETSISFEYEVPSMEEFTERVNAVTQQYPWLVAKQNGMVVGYAYGMTHRSRTAYQWSAEVAIYIAKDYRSKGVGKQLYEQLFELLAQQGYRTAFAGMTMPNERSEALHLSCGFEEIGVFKNIGFKNNEWHSVKWFQKQLGEYIAGIEKPRPIDKLKS from the coding sequence ATGAATATTACGATCCAATTAATTACGCCTGAAGATATTAAAGAGGTGCTAGAAGTATACGCACCTTATATTGAAGAAACATCGATCAGCTTCGAGTATGAAGTGCCAAGTATGGAAGAATTTACAGAGCGAGTAAATGCCGTTACACAACAGTATCCATGGTTGGTAGCTAAGCAAAATGGTATGGTCGTTGGCTATGCTTATGGTATGACACACCGTAGCAGAACAGCCTATCAATGGTCGGCAGAGGTAGCTATATATATTGCTAAAGATTATAGAAGCAAGGGTGTTGGCAAACAGCTATATGAACAACTATTCGAGTTATTAGCACAACAAGGTTATCGTACTGCTTTTGCAGGTATGACCATGCCCAATGAAAGAAGTGAGGCCTTGCATTTATCCTGTGGTTTTGAAGAGATAGGTGTGTTCAAGAACATCGGCTTTAAGAATAATGAATGGCATAGTGTCAAATGGTTTCAGAAACAATTGGGGGAGTATATAGCAGGCATTGAAAAACCAAGGCCTATTGACAAGCTGAAGTCTTAG
- a CDS encoding transketolase family protein: MLQDIQQLDKKDTRSGFGEGIVEAARKNPNVVALTADLAGSLKLGKFMKEFPDRYIQCGIAEANMMGVAAGLTIGGKIPFTTTFANFSTSRVYDQIRQSIAYSGKNVKICASHAGLTLGEDGATHQVLEDIGMMRMLPGMKVIVPCDFTQTKLATMAIAEDEGAVYLRFGRPGWPVFTTEDQDFQIGKAQIMAEGTDVTIIACGHLVWTAVEAAKELAEAGISVELINMHTIKPLDEEAIIKSVGKTGCVVTAEEHQRNGGLGDAVAQVLAQNRPAPQEFIAVNDSFGESGKPTDLLEKYGLGKGHIVAAVKKVMQRK, translated from the coding sequence ATGTTACAAGATATACAACAACTAGACAAGAAAGACACGCGCTCTGGCTTTGGAGAAGGCATAGTAGAAGCGGCTCGTAAAAACCCTAATGTAGTGGCACTTACTGCTGACTTGGCAGGCTCACTAAAGTTGGGCAAATTCATGAAAGAGTTTCCAGACCGCTATATACAATGCGGTATTGCGGAGGCTAACATGATGGGCGTAGCAGCTGGTTTAACCATTGGTGGGAAAATACCTTTCACCACTACGTTTGCCAACTTCTCTACCTCTCGTGTATATGACCAGATACGCCAGTCTATCGCTTATAGTGGTAAGAATGTAAAAATATGTGCATCGCACGCGGGGCTTACTTTGGGTGAAGACGGTGCTACCCACCAAGTATTGGAAGATATAGGTATGATGCGTATGCTACCGGGTATGAAGGTGATCGTACCTTGCGACTTTACACAAACCAAGCTGGCTACTATGGCTATTGCTGAAGATGAAGGCGCGGTGTATTTGCGCTTTGGTCGCCCGGGATGGCCTGTATTTACTACCGAAGACCAAGACTTTCAGATAGGTAAGGCACAGATAATGGCAGAGGGTACGGATGTAACCATCATTGCTTGTGGCCATCTGGTATGGACGGCAGTAGAAGCGGCTAAAGAACTAGCAGAAGCAGGTATCTCTGTTGAATTAATAAACATGCACACGATAAAACCTCTGGATGAGGAAGCGATCATAAAATCTGTTGGTAAAACAGGCTGTGTGGTAACTGCTGAAGAGCACCAACGCAATGGTGGCTTGGGCGATGCAGTAGCACAAGTACTGGCACAAAACAGACCTGCCCCTCAGGAGTTTATTGCGGTGAATGATAGCTTTGGAGAAAGTGGAAAACCTACTGACCTGTTAGAGAAGTATGGCTTGGGTAAAGGGCATATTGTAGCTGCGGTGAAGAAAGTAATGCAGCGTAAATAA
- a CDS encoding DUF4266 domain-containing protein: MRKTPTVIIGALVLMLSVASCAPVKEYQKQYINDSEMELSARKTEVFENSFQSYREGASGANGGKTGGGCGCN, from the coding sequence ATGAGGAAGACCCCCACAGTAATAATCGGAGCGCTGGTCCTGATGTTGAGTGTTGCCTCCTGCGCCCCTGTAAAGGAGTATCAGAAGCAATACATCAACGACTCTGAAATGGAGTTGAGTGCCAGAAAAACAGAAGTATTCGAAAACAGTTTTCAATCATATCGCGAAGGTGCGTCAGGAGCAAATGGTGGCAAGACAGGTGGCGGTTGCGGTTGTAATTAA
- a CDS encoding glutamine synthetase III has product MSSLRYLALQDLAREERKIKDYSGKRITSMFGSHVFTDHSMREYLSDEAYKSLKASIDAGERLDRKMADQVAAGMKAWAENMGVTHFTHWFQPLTGTTAEKHDSFFTIKSDGTAIEIFDGDALIQQEPDASSFPNGGIRATFEARGYTAWDPSSPAFILESGKGKTLCIPTIFIAYNGESLDHKAPLIKSIHALNSAAVDVCHYFDKNVSKVTATLGWEQEYFVIDEVMANARPDLVMTGRTLVGHAPAKGQQLDDHYFGTIPERVYAYMQDFEQEAYKLGIPLRTRHNEVAPGQFECAPIFEEVNIAVDHNSLLMDLMNKVAKRHKLQVLLHEKPFAGVNGSGKHNNWSLATDTGVNLLSPGKTPRTNLMFLTFFVNIIKAVHEHADLLRATIASAGNDHRLGANEAPPAIISVYIGKYLTEVLNEIEERVKDKFNEQDEVILKLDIHKQIPELLMDNTDRNRTSPFAFTGNKFEFRAVGSAANCAGPMVILNTIMADSLKKFKSEVDALIEKGDKKDIAIIQVLRKYISESKAIRFEGDNYSEAWAEEAAKRGLSNMKTTPEALQSYITDKAKQLFIDNSIFTDRELEARVEIMLEEYVKKVQIEARMMGYIATNHVVPAAVNYMNTLIENVKGLKDLGIVESNYEAQLNIINVIGMHIQNINRNVEAMIAARKLANNEEDSHKRATMYCNDVKTLFDTIRYHIDKLELIVDDKLWPLPKYRELLFLR; this is encoded by the coding sequence ATGTCGTCATTACGTTATTTAGCATTACAAGACCTAGCTCGCGAGGAGCGTAAGATAAAAGATTACTCAGGTAAGCGTATTACCTCAATGTTTGGTAGCCATGTGTTTACCGACCATTCTATGCGTGAGTATTTGAGTGATGAGGCTTATAAAAGCTTGAAAGCATCTATTGATGCAGGTGAAAGATTGGATAGAAAAATGGCGGATCAGGTAGCTGCAGGTATGAAAGCTTGGGCGGAGAATATGGGTGTTACTCACTTCACGCACTGGTTTCAACCACTTACAGGTACTACTGCTGAAAAGCACGACTCTTTCTTTACCATTAAGAGTGATGGTACTGCAATAGAAATATTTGATGGTGACGCATTGATACAACAAGAGCCCGATGCATCGAGCTTCCCTAACGGCGGTATCCGTGCCACTTTCGAGGCACGTGGTTATACTGCTTGGGATCCTTCATCTCCTGCTTTCATTTTAGAGAGCGGAAAAGGTAAGACTCTTTGTATTCCTACTATATTCATTGCTTACAATGGTGAGTCGCTTGACCATAAAGCGCCGTTGATCAAATCTATCCACGCACTAAACAGTGCTGCGGTAGATGTATGTCATTATTTTGATAAGAATGTATCTAAAGTAACAGCGACACTAGGATGGGAGCAAGAGTATTTTGTGATAGATGAAGTGATGGCTAATGCACGTCCTGACTTGGTAATGACTGGCCGTACACTAGTAGGTCATGCTCCTGCAAAAGGACAACAACTGGACGACCACTATTTTGGTACGATACCAGAGCGTGTATATGCTTACATGCAAGATTTTGAGCAAGAGGCGTACAAGCTGGGTATTCCATTACGTACCCGTCACAATGAGGTAGCACCGGGACAATTTGAGTGTGCACCAATATTTGAAGAAGTAAACATAGCAGTAGACCACAACTCTTTGTTGATGGATCTAATGAATAAAGTGGCAAAGCGTCATAAGTTGCAAGTACTACTACACGAAAAACCATTTGCTGGTGTGAACGGTAGTGGTAAGCACAACAACTGGAGCTTAGCAACAGACACAGGAGTTAATCTATTGTCTCCTGGTAAAACGCCACGTACTAACTTGATGTTCCTGACTTTCTTTGTCAACATCATTAAAGCGGTACATGAGCATGCAGACCTATTACGTGCTACTATAGCATCGGCAGGTAACGATCACCGTCTTGGTGCTAACGAAGCGCCACCTGCGATCATATCTGTATACATAGGTAAGTACCTTACTGAAGTATTGAATGAGATAGAGGAGCGTGTAAAAGATAAATTCAACGAGCAGGATGAGGTGATCTTGAAATTGGATATCCATAAGCAAATCCCTGAGTTGTTGATGGATAATACCGACCGTAACCGTACTTCTCCATTTGCTTTTACTGGTAATAAGTTTGAGTTCCGTGCAGTGGGTTCTGCAGCAAACTGTGCTGGCCCTATGGTGATATTGAATACCATCATGGCAGACAGCTTGAAGAAGTTCAAGTCAGAAGTAGATGCATTGATAGAGAAAGGTGATAAGAAAGACATCGCTATCATACAAGTATTGCGTAAGTATATCTCTGAGTCGAAAGCAATACGTTTTGAAGGAGATAACTACAGTGAAGCTTGGGCTGAAGAAGCGGCAAAACGTGGCTTGAGTAATATGAAAACTACTCCTGAGGCGTTACAGTCTTACATCACTGATAAGGCAAAACAACTGTTCATTGACAATAGCATATTTACCGATCGTGAGTTGGAAGCACGTGTGGAAATAATGCTGGAAGAGTATGTGAAGAAAGTGCAGATAGAAGCGCGTATGATGGGCTATATTGCTACCAACCACGTAGTGCCTGCAGCAGTTAACTACATGAATACGTTGATAGAGAATGTAAAAGGACTGAAAGACTTAGGTATAGTAGAAAGCAATTATGAAGCACAGTTGAATATCATCAATGTTATTGGCATGCATATTCAAAACATCAACAGAAATGTAGAGGCGATGATAGCAGCGCGTAAGCTGGCTAATAACGAGGAAGACTCTCATAAACGTGCAACGATGTATTGCAATGATGTGAAAACATTGTTTGATACAATACGTTACCACATTGATAAACTGGAATTGATCGTTGACGATAAATTATGGCCGTTGCCAAAGTATCGTGAGCTATTGTTCTTAAGATAA
- a CDS encoding LEA type 2 family protein, which translates to MMRIVYSILIVAALGMVMSCGNPKDLEYVDVKGMSIKEISMTPLVELEIAFYNPNKHGMTMKDADMDLYINDKKVGHAELMKSYDVPALDTFILPVRLNADMKAVLPNTLALLLNKEVDVELKGTVKAGRGVYIPIPIRYKGKQKLDIGF; encoded by the coding sequence ATGATGAGGATAGTCTATAGCATATTAATAGTAGCAGCATTAGGCATGGTCATGTCTTGTGGCAACCCCAAAGATCTGGAGTATGTAGATGTGAAGGGGATGTCTATAAAGGAAATTAGTATGACACCTCTGGTAGAGCTGGAGATAGCCTTTTACAACCCCAACAAGCATGGCATGACTATGAAAGATGCCGATATGGATCTTTACATCAATGATAAAAAGGTAGGGCATGCCGAGTTGATGAAGAGCTACGATGTACCTGCTTTAGATACTTTTATATTGCCCGTAAGGCTCAATGCAGATATGAAGGCGGTGCTGCCCAATACCTTAGCGCTATTACTCAACAAAGAAGTAGACGTAGAACTAAAAGGAACCGTAAAAGCTGGCAGAGGCGTATATATTCCTATACCTATACGCTATAAAGGAAAGCAGAAACTGGATATAGGATTTTAA